Proteins encoded together in one Falco biarmicus isolate bFalBia1 chromosome 4, bFalBia1.pri, whole genome shotgun sequence window:
- the LOC130149010 gene encoding U3 small nucleolar RNA-interacting protein 2-like, translating into MAAAAAGGRRGKAPRGAAGRRRLRTVAPAAERKPRVPARRPGDEEVSSDSEPESPSVPRRRREVAEEEVEETPQEKKLRLAKLYLEQLRQYEEERAAEEEEEEEAAQPADLIGDRLKEDVLEQRGRLQRLLAKDVQPPDPASIRVLRGHQLPVTCLVISPDDRFIFSASKDGSLIKWEVESGKRLCVVPGGKKGTEEQHMGHASHVLCMAISSDGKYLATGDRNKLIMIWDAATCKRLHIYTGHHDAISGLSFRKGTHQLYSASHDRCVKVWDVAENAYVETLFGHQDVITGLDSLSRECCVTAGGRDGTVRLWKIPEESQLVFYGHQGSIDCIQLINEEHMVSGADDGSVALWGMTKKKPLALAQQAHGMQDAQGLQQPYWISAVAALRNSDLLATGSHSDSVKLWKCGEGFRKLEPLLDIPLVGFVNSLKFSAAGDFLVAGLGQEHRLGRWWRIKEAKNSICIIPLKQGAAAPQAPPAHGPLASEAGH; encoded by the exons atggcggcggcggcggcgggcggccggaGGGGCAAGGCTCCGCgtggggcggcggggcggcggcggctgcggaCGGTG GCGCCGGCCGCCGAGAGGAAGCCGCGGGTACCGGCCCGGCGGCCCGGCGACGAGGAGGTGTCCAGCGACTCTGAGCCAGAGAG TCCGTCGGTGCCGCGGCGGCGCAGGGAGGTggcggaggaggaggtggaggagacGCCGCAGGAGAAGAAGCTGCGTCTGGCCAAGCTGTACCTGGAGCAGCTCCGTCAGTACG AGGAGGAGCGGGcggcagaggaggaggaggaggaggaggcggcgcaGCCGGCAGATCTCATCGGCGACCGGCTGAAGGAGGACGTG CTTGAGCAGAGGGGCCGGCTGCAGCGCCTGCTCGCCAAGGAC gtGCAGCCTCCAGATCCAGCCAGCATCCGTGTGCTGCGGGGGCACCAGCTGCCCGTCACCTGCCTGGTCATCTCTCCAGATGACAGGTTCATCTTTTCTGCTTCCAAGGATGGCTCCCTCATCAAAT GGGAGGTCGAGAGTGGGAAAAGGCTGTGTGTGGTGCCCGGGGGGAAGAAGGGCACCGAGGAGCAGCACATGGGGCATGCATCCCACGTCCTCTGCATGGCCATCTCGTCGGATGGCAAGTACCTG GCCACGGGAGACCGGAACAAGCTCATCATGATCTGGGATGCAGCCACCTGCAAGCGCCTGCACATCTACACTGGGCACCATGATGCCATCTCG GGTTTGTCCTTCCGGAAGGGCACCCACCAGCTTTACAGCGCCTCCCACGACCGCTGCGTCAAGGTCTGGGATGTGGCAGAGAATGCATACGTGGAGACACT cttCGGGCACCAGGATGTCATCACAGGGCTGGACAGCCTGAGCCGGGAGTGCTGTGTGACGGCGGGGGGACGGGACGGCACTGTGCGGCTCTGGAAGATCCCCGAGGAGTCGCAGCTCGTGTTTTATGGGCACCA GGGCTCCATTGACTGTATCCAGCTCATCAATGAGGAGCACATGGTGTCCGGCGCCGATGACGG CTCTGTAGCCCTCTGGGGCATGACGAAGAAGAAGCCACTGGCACTGGCCCAGCAGGCACACGGCATGCAGGACGCCCAGGGCTTGCAGCAGCCTTACTGGATCTCAGCGGTGGCTGCCCTGCGCAACAGTGACCTCCTGGCTACAG GCTCCCACAGCGACAGTGTGAAGCTCTGGAAGTGTGGTGAGGGATTTCGGAAGCTGGAGCCCCTCTTGGACATCCCCTTG GTGGGTTTTGTCAACAGCCTGAAGTTCTCGGCAGCTGGTGACTTCCTGGTGGCCGGCCTCGGGCAGGAGCATCG GCTCGGCCGGTGGTGGAGAATCAAAGAAGCCAAAAACAGCATCTGCATCATCCCCCTGaagcagggggctgcagccccgcaGGCCCCACCAGCTCATGGCCCCCTGGCCTCGGAGGCAGGTCATTAA